A segment of the Streptomyces sp. NBC_00376 genome:
CCGTCTGGTGAACGGCCCGGCACCGAATGTCTGCATCGCCTGCAACGAGGCGTGCATCGACCGCTCGCTCGGCGACGAGCCGGTCTCCTGCCTGGTCAACCCGCGGGCCGGGCGGGAGACCGAGTTCCCGGTGCCCGTGCGTCGGCGCAGTGCCGGGCGTGGCCGTTTCGCGGTGGTCGGCGGCGGCCCTGCCGGGCTGGAGGGCGCTCGGGCGCTGGCCTCGCTCGGCCACCGGGTGGAGCTCTTCGAGGCCGGGGCCGAACTCGGCGGCCAGTTCCGGCTCGCCCGGCTCGTCCCCGGCAAGGCGGACTTCGGCGCCACTGTCGGGTACTTCGCCGGGGAGCTGCGACGGCTCGGGGTGACGGTGCGTCTGAACCACCCCGTCGACGCCTCGGAGGCCAAGTCGCTGCGGCGCTTCGACGGCGTGCTGGTGGCGACGGGGGTGCTTCCGCGGCCGGCCGGTCTGCCGGGCGAGCACCTGCCCCACGTCGTCGACTACCGGCAGGCGTTCGCCCGCCCGGAAGCGCTGGGCGAACGGGTCGTGGTGATCGGCGGCGGCGGCATCGCCGTGGACCTGGCGCATCTGCTGACACCGCTCCGCTCGGTGACGCTGCTGCGCCGCTCGGGCCGGATCGGCGACGGCATGGGCCGCAGCACCCGCTGGGCGGTGCTGGCCGAGCTGAGACGGCACGGCGCCGAGTGGCTGACCGGTGTCCGCTACGAGGCCGTCCTGCCGGGCGGGGTCCTGCTGACCGACATGGACGGGGTGCGGCGGCTGCTGCCCGCCGACTCGGTGGTGATCGCGGCCGGGCAGGTTCCGGCGGACGGCCTGCGTCCGCCGCTGACCGGGCTGGGCATCCCGTTCCGGCTGGTGGGCGGCGCGGCCGACGCCCGCGGCCTGAACGCCGTCCGCGCGGTCGAGCAGGGGCTGCGGGCCGCGTACGAACTCGGGAGCGGAAGAGCCCCGTCCGTGCCCCGCTCGCCGGAGCGGCGGGTTCCGACGCCGGGCCGCTGACACCGCGGCCGGAGGGCGTCCCCGGCCGGGGACGCCCTCCATCGGTTCCGTACGCGTGCTCAGGCCCGGACATCTCTCCCGCCGAGCTGCGCGACGAGCTCCGGGGGCAGTGCGGTCATCACGTCGATGAAGTCCTCGTGCGCGCCCTTCACCGCCGGTGTGGTGCCGTAGCCCAGCGCCTGCAGATTCCACTGGAGGTCCTGCAGCCGTTCGACGTGCGGGCGGCGCACCCGCTCGTAGTCCTCGATCGCCGCCGGGTCGCCGGAGGTGAGGGCCTTGCCGATCGCCCTGGCCGCCGACGCGGCACCCTGCAGCGACTGGTTGAGCCCCTGGCCGCCGAGCGTGTGGAGCCCGTGCACGCTCTCACCGACCAGCAGCACCCGGCCGACCCGCCAGGAGGGAGCCCGCCAGAGCGAGAAACCCAGCCGCATCACCGGCGAGGTACGGCCGCCGACCGTGCCCAGCCACTCGGACAGCTCGGGGTCGACCTCCTTGATCTGTTCGGCCAGCTCGGCCGGACCGCCCTGTTCCAGTTGCTTCTCCTGGTCCCGGTCGGGCGACCAGACAATGGCCGACGAGGGGCCCGGAGTGGGGATGGTGAAGAGGGCGCGCGGAGCCCGGTGGCGTACCAGCAGGACGGATTCGCGCCCCGGTACATCCGGTGCGACCAGCAGCCAGGCCGGCCGGTCGAAGGCCGAGACCTCCAGCCGGACGCCCACCAGGTCGCGCAGCGCGGACTGCCGGCCGTCGGCGGCCACGGCGTAACGGGCCGCGATGCGTCGCCGCGCGGGCACGCCGCCGTCCTGCCCGGCGGCCCGTTCGAAGCCGAGCACGACGCGCTCGTCGTCCTGCTCCACCGAGACGACACCTTCGCCGGTCAGCACGGTGGCACGCGGCTGCGCGCGCAGCTCGGCGAGCAGTGCCTGGACGGTGGTCCCGGTCGGCACGGTGAGACCGTACGGCCGGGCGATCCCGGCGTGGTCGGCGTACCGCCAGCGGGAGAGCATTCCCGTGCTGCCGTGGTCGTCCACGCCCAAGACCTTCCGGCCGGCCGCGGTGAGTTGCTCGTCGATGCCCGAGGCGGCCAGCAGTCCGAGAGTCGGCGGGGCCAGCAGCGGTGAGATCCCCGCCCCGGCGGCCTCGAACTCGGGCTGGGAGAAGACCAGTACGACCGACTGGCCGGCCCTCGCGCACAGCAGCGCGCCGTACAGGGCGGTGGCTCCGCCGCCGACCACGCACACGTCCGTTTCCAGGCCGCTCAGGTCGGGATCTGTTGTCGTCATCGATGGCCTCCGTACAGGCGTCGGCAGATTCGAGAGCATCCTCACAGCAGCCGGCGCCCTGTCGGGAGGCCGACCCGAGGGGGCCTTCCGGAGTCCGCCGCTGCCACCTCCGGGCTACCCGATCGGGCAGCCCGACCGGCGTCGGCGGAATGAACGGGGGGTTACGAAGAGTCACATTCATATGCGGGCATCGCGGGATCTGGAACGTACAGCGGAAGTACAGCGGAGCCGTGTTGCATTGAGAACGCAGCGAGCCGACGAGAGCCGGCCCTGCACGAACACGGGGGGTGTTTCGTTTCCTATGAGCACGTTCGCAGCGGATCTTTTGAAACAATTCGCCCGCGCCGACGTACCGGACGGAGTGGTGGTCCGGCACGGGCGATCCACCGGACGAGTCGCATCCGGCGATCTCGACATCCTCTCTGCCGAGGAGCGCAGAAGAGTCGCGGCCTTTCGCGACCCGCTACGTTCCGTGCACTACGCCACCGCGCACGCCGAGGTGCGACGGTGTCTCGCCGGAATCCTGGGGTGCGACCCGGCGCGGATCCGGTTCGGCCGGCGCCCGTGCGCCGGCTGCGGTCGCGCGGGCCACGGCCGGCCGTACATCAGCAGACCGGGCACGCGCTGGGAGTTCAGCCTCTCCCGGTCCGGCCCGCACTGGGTGTGTGCCGCCGCCGAGGGCGTCCGGGTGGGGGTCGATCTGGAGCGGGTGCGCCCGATGGATGTGTCCTCGCTCACGCCCGCGATCCTGAGCGCGGGCGAACGGCGCCATATCGGCGGAGTTCCGCCGGAATTCCGCGCCGCCGAGTTCATCCGCTGCTGGACCAGGAAGGAAGCGGTCGTCAAGGCCAGCGGAATAGGCATCGAAGCCGAACTCGGGGCGATCGACGTGGACCCCGGGCGGGCCGGCGCAAAAGTGAACCACAGGGTTACGGGATGCGAATTCGACACCTGGTCGGTCACCGATCTGCCCGCCCGAGCCGACCTCATGTCCGCAATTGCCGTCCCAGCCTGCAGTTGATATTCCACACAGGAGGATTTCAAGTGGTGACCCGATCAGACGAGACCGGTCTCCGAATCGCGCTGATCCTGCAGAACGAGGTCCTGAGATACGGGGTCGAGGGAATGCTCCGTCTCCTTCCGGACGTCGCCGACGTCATGTGTTTCAGCACCGGTGAGGAAGCGGTGCGAGCAGGCGTCGAAACCTGCGACCTGGTGGTCATGTCCGCAGCCGAACTCGCGACCACCGAGAACCCGGCCACCTCCGACGGCCTGAGCGAACACCGGGTCCGGCTGCTGCTGCTCGTCGACGGCTCCGACTCGCTCGGAGTGCCCCGGACCACCCACTCCTGCGTCCAGGCCCTGATCGACTGGTCCGGGCTCACGCCACGGGTCTTCGGCGACGCCGTCTCGGACGTCATGGCCGGCAAGTTCTACGTGTCGACGGCGCTCGCCCGGCGGGTGCTGCGGCAGAACGGCCAGCCGGCCACCGAGACGCAGCCCTGGGGAACACCGGGCACCGGGCTGACCCCGCGCGAACTCCAGGTGCTCCGCCTGGTGGCCGAGGGACTGAGCAACAAGCAGGCTGCCCGACGGCTGCAGATCTCCGAGCACGGCGTGAAGCGGCTGGTCGGCAACGTCCTGGCCAAGCTGAACTGTCCCAACCGCACGCTCGCCGTCGTCCGGGCCCTCGAGTACGGCCTGCTGCTGGAGGACCCCGGCCGCGGGACGGGACGGGCGCTGGACGGTCCACAGTCCGCGACACCTGTCGCCTAACCCGTGTAGGCTGGCCAGATGACCAAGCGTGTCGATCCCCGGGTGCAGCGGACCCGCGCCCTGTTGCGGGCCGCCGTCCTGGAGCTCGCCATCGAGCGCGAGCCCGAGTCCATCACCATCGCCCACGTCGCCGAGCGGGCCACCATCAATCGCGCGACGGTCTATCAGCACTACCGCGACCGCGACGAGTTGCTGCTGGACGCGATGGAGAACGAGCTGGCCGGCCTGGTCGGCCTGGTCGCGCGGTGTCCCCTCGTGGTGCTGCCGCACGACATGCCCCCGGCGTTCGTCGACATCCTGCACCACGTCGACGCGAACGCGGTGCTCTACCGCCGGATGCTCGGCCCGTGCGGATCGGCGCGCTTCATCAACCGTCTGCACCAGCTGGTCGCCGAGCAGGTGACGCTCCAGCTGGTCGAGGCCGGGGTCGGCTCGTCCGGCTCCCCGGTCGTCGAGATGCGCGCCCACTGCGCCACCGGGGCCGTCATGGGGCTCGTCACCCACTGGCTGCACGACGCCCCCGTCCACCCCGAGACGGCCGCCGCCGACGCCTGGCAGGCACTCCGTCCGGCAGGCGGCGCGGCCACGCCGTAGCCCGGCGTGCGGCCTCGCGGACACCTTCGGTCCGCGGGGCGGCCCCGGCCCGCCATGCCGCCGTGCCGCAGGACCCGGGATCGGCGGACGGCCGCCCGCATCATGGTTCGGTGATCAGTGTCCTGTTCGCCGTCCTCACCGCGTTCAGCAACGGCGCCGCCTCCGTGCTCCAGCGCCGTGCGGCCCGTACCGTCCCCGACAGCGAGGCGATGCGCCTGTCGCTGATCGGGCATCTGGTGCGCCAGAGGCTGTGGCTCGCGGGGATCGGCCTGGTGATCGTCGCGGCCGTCTGCCAGGCGGTGGCGCTGGCCACCGGGCCGATCGCCGTGGTCCAGCCGATCTTCGTGATCGAGCTGCCCGCCACGCTGCTGATGGCCGCGTTCGTCATGCGCGTCCGCCTGCCCCGGCGGGTCTGGTACGGGGTGGCCGCCGTGACGTGCGGGCTGGCCCTGGGCATGGCGTCCGCGGCCCCCGGCGGCGGCAGCACGAGCGTGCACGGGGTGGCCTGGGTCCCCGCGCTGATCCTGACCGGGCTCTTCGAGGCCGCGCTGATCGCCGCGGCCCTGGGCAGCCGCGGCAACACCCGGGGCGCGCTGCTCGGCCTCGCCGCCGCGTGCGGGTACGCCCTGACGGCCGCGCTGATGAAGGACGCCATGGCACGGCTCGAAGGGGGCGGCGGGGCGGCGGCGCTCCTGACGTCCTGGCAGCTGTACGCCACCGCGGCGGCCGGGGTGGGCGCGCTGTTCCTCCTCCAGAACGCCCTTCAGGCGGGCACGCTGGTCGCCGTCCAGCCGATGCTGACCCTCGGGGACGCGCTGATCAGCGTGGCGTACGGGGTGACGCTGTTCGGCGAGGAGCTGCGCACCGGGTGGTGGGTGCTGCCCGAACTGGTCGCGCTCGCCCTGATCACGGCGGGCTGTGTCGAGCTGGCCCGCTCCCCGCTGGCCTCCGGAAGCCCGGCCCCGCCCTCGGGGAGGGTGAGATGAGCAGGCGCGCGGGTGTTCTGCCCACGGACCGGGGTGGTTGCTCCCGATCGGGTCGCGCCGTCGACCGCTCGGGGCTATTCTCCGGTCTAGCCAGGTGTGGCGTACGGGCAAGGGGCCCGTTTCTTTTCTGGGGGTCGGTGTGGTTTCTGGTCGCGTCGTGCGGTTCGACGGAGCTCGGGGTTACGGCTTCATCTCGCCCGATCACGGGGGCGAGGACGTCTTCCTCCATGTGAACGACATGCTGATCCCCGAGTCCTACGTACACACGGGCACGGCGGTCGAGTTCGAGATCGAGGACGGTGACCGCGGCCTGAAGGCGTCGTCCGTCCGGCTCGCCGAGGGACCCGACGGGAAGCCGCTGACTCCGCCGAGGCCGCTGGGTGTCGCCGCTTCCGGAGGGCCCGACGACGACACCCTGTGCGATGTGCTCAGCGCGGCCGAGTACACCAGGGACGTGACCGACGTACTGCTGGAGTCCGCACCGTCGCTGACGGGCGCCCAGATCCTGCAGATCCGGCGGGGGCTGCTGCAGTTCGCCAAGAACCACGGCTGGACCGAGGGCTGACACCCCCGGGGCGTATCCCGCCGTTCAGCCGCTCGGCTCCCGCACCACCAGCGGGGTGCCGAACACCTGGTGTCCACCGCTGGCCAGCATGCGCACCTCGCCCCGGTCGCTGATCTCCGCGCGCACGATCCCGGTCTCGTCCTCGTAGATCGGGAAGCCGCCCGCCCCCGACTGTTCCGTGCGCCGGACGGTCACCGTGTCGTCCTCCACGGCGGACGCCTGAAATACCAGCTGGTAGCTCTCCGGGTAATCCATGACCGTTCTCCGATAGCGGATGGGGCAGGCATGTTCCGCCCGCATCTTCCATGGTCCCCCCGACCGGTCCGCGGCGCCCGGGCAGCGACCCACGGCTGCGGGCGCCTTCCCCGGCCGCCCACGGCCGGGCGGGCGGGAGACCGTTATCCTGAAGCCATACGGGCGGTTCGACAGCACTCGGGTGCATACCGCATGAACGACCCCCTTTCTCCCGAGTCGTGTGCACGGCATGCACGCCCGGGATCCCCGAAACCGGGAAGGGACAACGCCATGAACGATGCCGACAGGGGAGACGAGGTATACCAGCCCCAGCAGCAGCCGGAGGCCTCGGACCTCACCGAGCAGCTCGACGTCGAGGACACCCTGGACAACCGGGGGCTGACCGACGCACTCGACGAGGGCTACTCCCCGCCCGAGCGGCCGTGGGCAGTGGAGGACCGGGGCACCACCGCCGCCGAACAGCACGACGGCGAGACGCTGGACGGCCGCCTGGCCCGCGAGCTCCCCGAGTCCTCCGACCTGGTCGGCGACGGCCTGGGTGACCTGCCCGGAGGCGACGGCGAGCTATGGGACACGGAGGTCGGCACGGTGCGCGCCGGCCGGCTCACCCGGCAGCTGGACATCGACGAGCCGGACACCATGGCGGGCGAGGACGTCGGGATCGACGGGGCCGGCGCGTCCGCCGAGGAGGCCGCCATGCATGTGGTCTCGGACGGCCGGATCTGAGACGGCGCCTCCCCCTCGCCGTCGCACGGGCCGCGCGGGCCATTACCCCGGAGGTAATCGACGCCCTCACCGCCATCGGACATCGTGTTCCTCACCAGCGCACGAGAGCCCGGACGGAAGCCGGGACACGAGGAGAGGGCACCGCGATGACCGCATACGACGAGGCCGTTCAGCGCTACTTCACCGCCTGGAACGCGGCCACCGCCGAGGAGCTCGCGAAGGCCGTGGCGGCCGCCTTCACCGAGAGCGCCACCTACACCGACCCACTGGCCGATGTGCGCGGCCACGAAGAGCTCGCGGCCACGATCGACGGCGCACATCAGCAGTTCCCCGGCTTCGAGTTCCGGCTCACCGGCACGCCGGACGGCCATCACGACATCGCGCGGTTCGGCTGGGAGCTGGTCTCCACCGCCGACGGCTCGGCGCCCGTCGCCGGCTTCGACGTGATCACCCTCGCCGACGACGGACGCATCACCTCGGTCAGCGGCTTCCTCGACCGGGTGCCCGGCGCCTGAACGTCCGCCGGATGCCCGGGGCGGGCCCCGCACCGCACCACCCGCCTCAGGCCGGCTCGTCGAGGAACTTCCCGCCCTCCAGAAGGGTCTTGAGCGTCGAGAGGATCGCGACCCAGCCGCCGCTGACGCCCTCGAGCATCCTGCTGTCCGGGCTGTCGAACCCGTCATGGGTGAGCGTCAGCTTGATCCCCAGCTCGGGTTCCTCGGCCGGTTCGATGTCGAAGGCGACCTTCGACCGCTCCCGGACGGCCCGCTCCCACTCCTCGTCCGAGGCGAAGTCGAACATCTGGCGGTGCATGGGCTGAAGCGTGTGCCAGGTGTACGAGAGCCGCTTGCCGGGCTCCGCCTCCAGGACCCGCTGGCCGACCTCCTCGAACTCGCCGTCCGGGTCCATCTTCCAGCGGACCGGTGCGCCGGGCTCCCAGGTCGAGTCGGGGCCGTAACCCCCCATGTAGATCTTGATGAGCTCGGGGTCGGTCAGCGCGTGGTAGAGCTTCTCGGTGCTGGTCTGGATGTAGATGGCATAGACGAACTCGGGCTTGTCCATGACGATTCCTTCCCTCACGGGATGTCGGCGAAGTCCCGTCCCGCCGGTGCGGGCGAGGTCCGTGACTGCCCCGGGAGCGCGGCCGGGTGTGCTGTCCGGACAGGCCCCAGTCCGGGGGCGGGCTCCGGCGGACGGTCGGTGAAGAAGCGGGCCGCGAGGTCCGCGACGTCGTCCGGACGCTCCAGGACGACCCAGTGGTCGGACTCCCCGATCGTGACGAACCGGCTGCCCTCGATCGTGGCCGCGAAGGCGCGCTGCCGCTCCGGCGAGGTCACCGTGTCGTGCTCGCCCGCGAAGACCAGGGCCGGTACGCCGGACAGCCCGCCGGAGAAGTCCGGCCGGTGCCCCAGTGCCCGGTGCAGCGACAGCGCGGCGTGCGGGGAGTTGGTGAGGGCGTACAGGAACGAACGCCTCACATAGCGACGCGCCAACTCACCGCGGTGGACCTTGCGTTCGGGGTCCTGGCACATCAGCACCCCGGCGGCCAGTCCGGCCAGCCCCTCCAGGTCGCCGGTCTCCAGCCGGTCGACGGCGCGGCCCCACCGGTCGCGCTGCTCGTCGGTGATGTGGGCGGGCACTCCGCCGAGCATCAGCCGGGCGATCCGGCCCGGGTGCTGCTGTGCGCAGCCGAAGGCGATGGAGGTGCCGTAGGAGAACCCGAAGAGGTTGGCCCTCTCCACGTTCAGATCGTCGATGATCCCGGTGACGGCGGCGTGCAGGACGTCGTCGCCCGCACCGGGCGGGAGCAGGTCCGCGTTGCCCATGCCGGGCAGGTCGGCGGTGACCACGGAGGCGAGCGGCCCCAGGTGGTCGTCCATCTGCGGCCAGCCGTACATCCCCTGGAGCGCGCCGCCGAGGATGATGACCGGCTCGGTGCGCGGCGAGGGCTGTCTCAGGACCCGGTAGCCGTAGCGCAGCCCGTCCACCGACAGGGTCCGGATGATCTCG
Coding sequences within it:
- a CDS encoding nuclear transport factor 2 family protein, encoding MTAYDEAVQRYFTAWNAATAEELAKAVAAAFTESATYTDPLADVRGHEELAATIDGAHQQFPGFEFRLTGTPDGHHDIARFGWELVSTADGSAPVAGFDVITLADDGRITSVSGFLDRVPGA
- a CDS encoding oxidoreductase, with the translated sequence MLKHVFRPGDMGGLTLANRIVMGAMHLNLETREDGGAAMAAFYAERARGGAGLIVTGGCAVSPEGSGGRHYARIDDPARHRALGAWADAVHHEGGRIALQLFHAGRYTSAAATGRTPVAPSAVPGPFGVPRALDEDGIAHLLDAFAAGAARARELGFDAVEVMASEGYLLNQFLSPLTNLREDRWGGDARRRTRFPLAVLDAVRASTGPDFPVLFRISGADLMEGSSTADEVQRFARLLARAGVAALNVGVGWHESRTPTVQSIVEPGAWVGHATRIRRSLRRAGLSTPVIASNRINRLELAERVLARGDADFVSMARPFLADPAIVRKSRLVNGPAPNVCIACNEACIDRSLGDEPVSCLVNPRAGRETEFPVPVRRRSAGRGRFAVVGGGPAGLEGARALASLGHRVELFEAGAELGGQFRLARLVPGKADFGATVGYFAGELRRLGVTVRLNHPVDASEAKSLRRFDGVLVATGVLPRPAGLPGEHLPHVVDYRQAFARPEALGERVVVIGGGGIAVDLAHLLTPLRSVTLLRRSGRIGDGMGRSTRWAVLAELRRHGAEWLTGVRYEAVLPGGVLLTDMDGVRRLLPADSVVIAAGQVPADGLRPPLTGLGIPFRLVGGAADARGLNAVRAVEQGLRAAYELGSGRAPSVPRSPERRVPTPGR
- a CDS encoding SRPBCC family protein; amino-acid sequence: MDKPEFVYAIYIQTSTEKLYHALTDPELIKIYMGGYGPDSTWEPGAPVRWKMDPDGEFEEVGQRVLEAEPGKRLSYTWHTLQPMHRQMFDFASDEEWERAVRERSKVAFDIEPAEEPELGIKLTLTHDGFDSPDSRMLEGVSGGWVAILSTLKTLLEGGKFLDEPA
- a CDS encoding FAD-dependent oxidoreductase produces the protein MTTTDPDLSGLETDVCVVGGGATALYGALLCARAGQSVVLVFSQPEFEAAGAGISPLLAPPTLGLLAASGIDEQLTAAGRKVLGVDDHGSTGMLSRWRYADHAGIARPYGLTVPTGTTVQALLAELRAQPRATVLTGEGVVSVEQDDERVVLGFERAAGQDGGVPARRRIAARYAVAADGRQSALRDLVGVRLEVSAFDRPAWLLVAPDVPGRESVLLVRHRAPRALFTIPTPGPSSAIVWSPDRDQEKQLEQGGPAELAEQIKEVDPELSEWLGTVGGRTSPVMRLGFSLWRAPSWRVGRVLLVGESVHGLHTLGGQGLNQSLQGAASAARAIGKALTSGDPAAIEDYERVRRPHVERLQDLQWNLQALGYGTTPAVKGAHEDFIDVMTALPPELVAQLGGRDVRA
- a CDS encoding helix-turn-helix transcriptional regulator — translated: MVTRSDETGLRIALILQNEVLRYGVEGMLRLLPDVADVMCFSTGEEAVRAGVETCDLVVMSAAELATTENPATSDGLSEHRVRLLLLVDGSDSLGVPRTTHSCVQALIDWSGLTPRVFGDAVSDVMAGKFYVSTALARRVLRQNGQPATETQPWGTPGTGLTPRELQVLRLVAEGLSNKQAARRLQISEHGVKRLVGNVLAKLNCPNRTLAVVRALEYGLLLEDPGRGTGRALDGPQSATPVA
- a CDS encoding DUF5709 domain-containing protein, with amino-acid sequence MNDADRGDEVYQPQQQPEASDLTEQLDVEDTLDNRGLTDALDEGYSPPERPWAVEDRGTTAAEQHDGETLDGRLARELPESSDLVGDGLGDLPGGDGELWDTEVGTVRAGRLTRQLDIDEPDTMAGEDVGIDGAGASAEEAAMHVVSDGRI
- a CDS encoding TetR/AcrR family transcriptional regulator; the encoded protein is MTKRVDPRVQRTRALLRAAVLELAIEREPESITIAHVAERATINRATVYQHYRDRDELLLDAMENELAGLVGLVARCPLVVLPHDMPPAFVDILHHVDANAVLYRRMLGPCGSARFINRLHQLVAEQVTLQLVEAGVGSSGSPVVEMRAHCATGAVMGLVTHWLHDAPVHPETAAADAWQALRPAGGAATP
- a CDS encoding alpha/beta fold hydrolase, whose protein sequence is MADEIIRTLSVDGLRYGYRVLRQPSPRTEPVIILGGALQGMYGWPQMDDHLGPLASVVTADLPGMGNADLLPPGAGDDVLHAAVTGIIDDLNVERANLFGFSYGTSIAFGCAQQHPGRIARLMLGGVPAHITDEQRDRWGRAVDRLETGDLEGLAGLAAGVLMCQDPERKVHRGELARRYVRRSFLYALTNSPHAALSLHRALGHRPDFSGGLSGVPALVFAGEHDTVTSPERQRAFAATIEGSRFVTIGESDHWVVLERPDDVADLAARFFTDRPPEPAPGLGPVRTAHPAALPGQSRTSPAPAGRDFADIP
- a CDS encoding 4'-phosphopantetheinyl transferase family protein; translation: MSTFAADLLKQFARADVPDGVVVRHGRSTGRVASGDLDILSAEERRRVAAFRDPLRSVHYATAHAEVRRCLAGILGCDPARIRFGRRPCAGCGRAGHGRPYISRPGTRWEFSLSRSGPHWVCAAAEGVRVGVDLERVRPMDVSSLTPAILSAGERRHIGGVPPEFRAAEFIRCWTRKEAVVKASGIGIEAELGAIDVDPGRAGAKVNHRVTGCEFDTWSVTDLPARADLMSAIAVPACS
- a CDS encoding cold-shock protein; the encoded protein is MVSGRVVRFDGARGYGFISPDHGGEDVFLHVNDMLIPESYVHTGTAVEFEIEDGDRGLKASSVRLAEGPDGKPLTPPRPLGVAASGGPDDDTLCDVLSAAEYTRDVTDVLLESAPSLTGAQILQIRRGLLQFAKNHGWTEG
- a CDS encoding DMT family transporter, translating into MISVLFAVLTAFSNGAASVLQRRAARTVPDSEAMRLSLIGHLVRQRLWLAGIGLVIVAAVCQAVALATGPIAVVQPIFVIELPATLLMAAFVMRVRLPRRVWYGVAAVTCGLALGMASAAPGGGSTSVHGVAWVPALILTGLFEAALIAAALGSRGNTRGALLGLAAACGYALTAALMKDAMARLEGGGGAAALLTSWQLYATAAAGVGALFLLQNALQAGTLVAVQPMLTLGDALISVAYGVTLFGEELRTGWWVLPELVALALITAGCVELARSPLASGSPAPPSGRVR
- a CDS encoding DUF6296 family protein; translated protein: MDYPESYQLVFQASAVEDDTVTVRRTEQSGAGGFPIYEDETGIVRAEISDRGEVRMLASGGHQVFGTPLVVREPSG